A section of the Candidatus Aminicenantes bacterium genome encodes:
- the rmuC gene encoding DNA recombination protein RmuC → MNAVVAFAGGVVLGALITVVVFLSRKQDSEKLAQELVRQAESRKIQDLDKLLGQVKESFQSLSLDVLGKSSETLVRLADEKLGSRAAQGEQELDKKKSLIDQNVETMRGDVKRMQELVAQLERDRQQKFGELTAQLEAAAKQTGKLQDTTEHLRQALGSTKSRGQWGERMAEDVLTLAGFKEGFNYLKQKAMDAAGSRPDFTFLLPQERRLNMDVKFPLDNYLRYLEAGSDVEREKHRKQFLSDVRTRVKEVTTRDYINPEANTLDYVLVFIPNEQVYAFIHENDREILDAALRSKVILCSPITLYAVLAVIRQGMANFNMERTASTLLGLVDGFEKQFAAFVDSFDKMGKKIEDAQSEFKKLEGTRRNKLDRSMEKIKELREEKGLLAEVPVIEAKAVAGSIEPEDEAKD, encoded by the coding sequence ATGAACGCCGTCGTCGCCTTTGCCGGGGGTGTCGTCCTCGGCGCCCTCATCACCGTCGTGGTCTTCCTTAGCCGGAAGCAGGATTCCGAGAAGCTGGCCCAGGAGCTGGTCCGCCAGGCCGAGAGCCGGAAGATCCAGGATCTGGACAAGCTGCTCGGCCAGGTCAAGGAATCGTTCCAATCCCTCTCCCTTGACGTCCTGGGCAAGAGCAGCGAGACGCTCGTCCGCCTGGCCGACGAAAAGCTGGGCAGCCGGGCGGCCCAGGGCGAGCAGGAGCTCGACAAAAAGAAGAGCCTCATCGACCAGAACGTCGAAACCATGCGCGGCGACGTGAAGCGAATGCAGGAGCTGGTGGCCCAGCTGGAGCGGGACCGTCAGCAGAAGTTCGGCGAGCTCACGGCCCAGCTCGAAGCCGCGGCCAAGCAGACCGGCAAGCTTCAGGACACGACGGAGCACCTTCGCCAAGCCTTGGGCTCGACCAAGTCCCGCGGCCAGTGGGGCGAGCGTATGGCCGAGGACGTCCTGACCCTGGCCGGATTCAAGGAAGGCTTCAACTACCTCAAGCAGAAGGCTATGGACGCGGCCGGGAGCCGGCCCGACTTCACCTTCCTCCTGCCCCAGGAGCGCCGGCTCAACATGGACGTCAAGTTTCCCCTGGACAACTACCTCCGCTACCTGGAGGCGGGAAGCGACGTCGAGCGGGAGAAGCACCGCAAACAGTTCTTAAGCGACGTCCGGACCCGGGTCAAGGAAGTGACGACCCGCGACTACATCAATCCCGAGGCCAACACCCTCGACTACGTCCTGGTTTTCATCCCCAACGAGCAGGTCTACGCTTTCATCCACGAGAACGATCGCGAGATCCTGGATGCCGCGCTGCGGAGCAAGGTCATCCTGTGCTCCCCGATCACGCTCTACGCCGTCCTGGCCGTCATCCGCCAAGGCATGGCCAACTTCAACATGGAGCGGACGGCCAGCACGCTCCTGGGGCTGGTCGACGGGTTCGAGAAACAGTTCGCCGCCTTCGTCGACTCGTTCGACAAGATGGGCAAGAAGATCGAGGACGCTCAGTCCGAATTCAAGAAACTCGAGGGGACCCGCCGCAACAAGCTCGACCGCTCCATGGAGAAGATCAAGGAGCTGCGGGAGGAGAAGGGCTTGCTGGCGGAGGTGCCGGTCATCGAGGCCAAGGCCGTGGCCGGCTCTATAGAGCCTGAGGACGAAGCCAAGGATTGA
- a CDS encoding VF530 family protein: MTSDQPNNPWHGKTLEMILRQLVDRYGWEEMGRRIAIRCFTDNPSLTSSLKFLRKTPWARAKVERLYLETFLTSTGF; the protein is encoded by the coding sequence ATGACGTCGGACCAGCCCAATAATCCTTGGCATGGGAAAACGCTGGAGATGATCCTGCGCCAGCTGGTTGACCGATATGGTTGGGAAGAGATGGGGCGCAGGATTGCCATCAGGTGTTTCACCGACAATCCCAGCCTGACTTCGAGCTTGAAGTTTCTCCGTAAGACGCCCTGGGCGAGGGCGAAGGTAGAGAGGCTTTATCTCGAGACCTTCCTGACCTCCACCGGTTTTTAG
- a CDS encoding GIY-YIG nuclease family protein, with protein sequence MMDRRKELIRQYKDNPPPAGVFQIRNRVSGKIYVSSAPSVDGKLNSQRFMLQAGGHVNKDLQRDFAAQQPEDFAFEVLEYLKPQDPAASLVVVRGALAEMEKCWLEKLRPYGDKGYNKPPA encoded by the coding sequence ATGATGGACCGCCGCAAAGAGCTGATCCGCCAGTACAAGGACAACCCGCCGCCGGCGGGCGTTTTCCAGATCCGCAATCGGGTCAGTGGAAAGATCTATGTTTCCAGCGCGCCCAGTGTCGACGGCAAGCTGAACAGCCAGCGCTTCATGCTGCAGGCCGGGGGGCACGTCAACAAGGATTTGCAGAGGGATTTTGCGGCCCAACAGCCGGAAGATTTCGCCTTTGAGGTTTTGGAATACCTGAAGCCCCAGGACCCCGCGGCCTCTTTAGTCGTCGTCCGCGGGGCTTTGGCGGAGATGGAAAAATGCTGGCTGGAAAAGCTGCGCCCCTACGGCGATAAGGGATACAACAAGCCGCCGGCTTGA